Proteins encoded together in one Pangasianodon hypophthalmus isolate fPanHyp1 chromosome 18, fPanHyp1.pri, whole genome shotgun sequence window:
- the stk38l gene encoding serine/threonine-protein kinase 38-like isoform X1, producing the protein MTGGMAAPLPMSNHTRERVTVAKLTLENFYSTLLTQHEEREMRQKKLEKVMDEEGLPDEEKIMRRSQHARKETEFLRLKRTRLGLGDFESLKVIGRGAFGEVRLVQKIDTGHIYAMKILRKADMLEKEQVAHIRAERDILVEADGAWVVKMFYSFQDKRNLYLIMEFLPGGDMMTLLMKKDTLSEEITQFYIAETVLAIDSIHQLGFIHRDIKPDNLLLDSRGHVKLSDFGLCTGLKKAHRTEFYRNLTHNPPSDFSFQNMNSKRKAETWKKNRRQLAYSTVGTPDYIAPEVFMQTGYNKLCDWWSLGVIMYEMLIGYPPFCSETPQETYRKVMNWRETLIFPPEVPISEKAKDLVLRYCTDAENRIGALSVDEIKCHPFFEAVDWDHIRERPAAISIEIKSIDDTSNFDDFPESDILQPVTNLNEPDFKSKDWVFLNYTYKRFEGLTQRGTIPPTQSWAKQKTES; encoded by the exons GCagaagaaactggagaaggTGATGGATGAGGAAGGCTTACCTGATGAAGAG AAGATCATGAGGCGCTCCCAGCATGCGCGTAAGGAGACAGAGTTCCTGAGGTTAAAGCGAACTCGACTGGGGCTTGGCGACTTTGAGTCACTCAAAGTCATTGGAAGAGGAGCTTTTGGAGAG GTGCGTCTGGTGCAGAAAATTGACACAGGTCACATCTATGCCATGAAGATCCTGCGAAAAGCAGACATGCTAGAGAAGGAACAG GTGGCGCATATCAGGGCTGAGAGGGACATCCTTGTGGAGGCAGATGGAGCATGGGTAGTAAAAATGTTCTATAGTTTCCAGGACAAAAGGAACCTTTATCTCATCATGGAGTTTCTGCCAGGAG GAGACATGATGACACTTCTTATGAAAAAAGACACTCTTTCAGAGGAGATCACTCAGTTTTATATAGCAGAGACAGTCTTGGCTATTGACTCCATTCACCAACTGGGCTTCATTCACCGGGATATCAAACCTGACAACCTACTGCTTGACTCAcgg GGCCATGTCAAGCTATCAGATTTTGGCCTATGTACAGGCTTGAAGAAGGCTCATCGCACTGAGTTTTATAGAAACCTTACACATAACCCTCCAAGTGACTTCT cTTTTCAGAATATGAACTCAAAAAGGAAGGCggaaacatggaaaaaaaacagacgacagctg GCATACTCAACTGTTGGCACACCTGACTACATCGCCCCTGAGGTCTTTATGCAGACGGGATACAATAAGCTGTGTGACTGGTGGTCTTTGGGAGTCATCATGTATGAGATGTTAATAG GATACCCACCCTTCTGTTCTGAGACACCACAGGAAACATACAGGAAAGTCATGAATTGGCGAGAAACTCTGATCTTCCCCCCTGAGGTTCCCATTTCAGAGAAAGCTAAAGACTTGGTCCTCAG ATATTGCACAGATGCGGAGAACAGGATTGGGGCACTGAGTGTGGATGAAATAAAGTGCCACCCTTTCTTTGAGGCAGTTGACTGGGATCACATCAG AGAAAGACCTGCTGCTATTTCGATTGAGATCAAGAGCATTGATGACACCTCCAATTTTGATGATTTTCCTGAGTCAGACATTTTACAGCCAG TGACAAATCTAAATGAACCAGACTTCAAGTCTAAGGACTGGGTTTTCCTCAACTACACCTACAAGCGCTTTGAAGGACTAACACAGCGTGGAACCATCCCACCTACACAAAGTTGGGCAAAGCAGAAGACTGAAAGCTAA
- the stk38l gene encoding serine/threonine-protein kinase 38-like isoform X2, translated as MDEEGLPDEEKIMRRSQHARKETEFLRLKRTRLGLGDFESLKVIGRGAFGEVRLVQKIDTGHIYAMKILRKADMLEKEQVAHIRAERDILVEADGAWVVKMFYSFQDKRNLYLIMEFLPGGDMMTLLMKKDTLSEEITQFYIAETVLAIDSIHQLGFIHRDIKPDNLLLDSRGHVKLSDFGLCTGLKKAHRTEFYRNLTHNPPSDFSFQNMNSKRKAETWKKNRRQLAYSTVGTPDYIAPEVFMQTGYNKLCDWWSLGVIMYEMLIGYPPFCSETPQETYRKVMNWRETLIFPPEVPISEKAKDLVLRYCTDAENRIGALSVDEIKCHPFFEAVDWDHIRERPAAISIEIKSIDDTSNFDDFPESDILQPVTNLNEPDFKSKDWVFLNYTYKRFEGLTQRGTIPPTQSWAKQKTES; from the exons ATGGATGAGGAAGGCTTACCTGATGAAGAG AAGATCATGAGGCGCTCCCAGCATGCGCGTAAGGAGACAGAGTTCCTGAGGTTAAAGCGAACTCGACTGGGGCTTGGCGACTTTGAGTCACTCAAAGTCATTGGAAGAGGAGCTTTTGGAGAG GTGCGTCTGGTGCAGAAAATTGACACAGGTCACATCTATGCCATGAAGATCCTGCGAAAAGCAGACATGCTAGAGAAGGAACAG GTGGCGCATATCAGGGCTGAGAGGGACATCCTTGTGGAGGCAGATGGAGCATGGGTAGTAAAAATGTTCTATAGTTTCCAGGACAAAAGGAACCTTTATCTCATCATGGAGTTTCTGCCAGGAG GAGACATGATGACACTTCTTATGAAAAAAGACACTCTTTCAGAGGAGATCACTCAGTTTTATATAGCAGAGACAGTCTTGGCTATTGACTCCATTCACCAACTGGGCTTCATTCACCGGGATATCAAACCTGACAACCTACTGCTTGACTCAcgg GGCCATGTCAAGCTATCAGATTTTGGCCTATGTACAGGCTTGAAGAAGGCTCATCGCACTGAGTTTTATAGAAACCTTACACATAACCCTCCAAGTGACTTCT cTTTTCAGAATATGAACTCAAAAAGGAAGGCggaaacatggaaaaaaaacagacgacagctg GCATACTCAACTGTTGGCACACCTGACTACATCGCCCCTGAGGTCTTTATGCAGACGGGATACAATAAGCTGTGTGACTGGTGGTCTTTGGGAGTCATCATGTATGAGATGTTAATAG GATACCCACCCTTCTGTTCTGAGACACCACAGGAAACATACAGGAAAGTCATGAATTGGCGAGAAACTCTGATCTTCCCCCCTGAGGTTCCCATTTCAGAGAAAGCTAAAGACTTGGTCCTCAG ATATTGCACAGATGCGGAGAACAGGATTGGGGCACTGAGTGTGGATGAAATAAAGTGCCACCCTTTCTTTGAGGCAGTTGACTGGGATCACATCAG AGAAAGACCTGCTGCTATTTCGATTGAGATCAAGAGCATTGATGACACCTCCAATTTTGATGATTTTCCTGAGTCAGACATTTTACAGCCAG TGACAAATCTAAATGAACCAGACTTCAAGTCTAAGGACTGGGTTTTCCTCAACTACACCTACAAGCGCTTTGAAGGACTAACACAGCGTGGAACCATCCCACCTACACAAAGTTGGGCAAAGCAGAAGACTGAAAGCTAA